In Eleutherodactylus coqui strain aEleCoq1 chromosome 11, aEleCoq1.hap1, whole genome shotgun sequence, a single window of DNA contains:
- the DAGLA gene encoding diacylglycerol lipase-alpha isoform X2: MVVCNWVVILSVCITVLCVFDPTGRTFVKLRATKRRQRNLRTYNLRHRLEEGQASSWTRRLKVFLCCTRTKDSQSDAYSEIAYLFAEFFRDLDIVPSDIIAGLVLLRQRQRAKRNAVLDEANNDILAFLSGMPVTRKTKYLDLKNTQEMQRYKEVCYYMLFALAAYGWPMYLIRKPTCGICRLAGACSSCCCLCSSRPRFAPGVTIEEDNCCGCNAIAIKRHFLDENMNMVDIVYTSCHDAVYETPFFVAVDHEKKKVVISIRGTLSPKDALTDLTGDAERLPVEGHHGTWLGHKGMVLSAEYIKKKLEQEMVLSQAFGRDLGRGTKHYGLIVVGHSLGAGTAAILSFLLRPQYPSLKCFAYSPPGGLLSEDAMEYSKEFVTSVVLGKDLVPRIGLSQLEGFRRHLLDVLQRSNKPKWRIILGGTKCIPKSELPDESEGITVPSNRLWTHPSDLTIALSASTPLYPPGRIIHVVHNHPAEQCCFWDQEEPTYFAIWGDNKAFEEVIISPAMLHEHLPHVVMEGLNKVLENYNKGKTALLSAAKVMVSPTEVDLNPELIFNQPPHLSPPILEVIPAIMPGTNANRRNSSTKSKQSEISLEGFYDSRLLSPVLKDPVELLLMSTKDCLAVSLQDRRAPLATMESLSDNESVYSFDSRRSSGFRSIRGSPSLRAVLERDESHCFFIDPTIPEENPSLSSRTELLGADALSKHSQESQHTEIIHNSGRSSPGDLPPWDEEAAAAGAETARVQTPAQEELALQNGRLTQVPSPQVLEFAEFIDSLFNLDSKSGSLQDLYHMMVSEGTDREIPKSVSDQEILLRAQFEPNLVPKPPRLFAGSADPSSGISVSASFPLSSSGELMDLTPTGMSSQECLTPDPTRTATPTGPTHGKKEELLISAL, from the exons GACGCTTATTCAGAAATTGCCTATTTGTTTGCTGAGTTTTTCCGAGATCTGGATATTGTTCCATCTGACATCATTGCTGGGCTAGTTTTACTGCGCCAAAGGCAAAGAGCAAAGCGTAACGCAGTGCTGGATGAG GCTAATAACGATATATTGGCTTTCTTGTCTGGCATGCCAGTCACCAGAAAAACAAAATATCTGGACCTAAAAAATACT CAAGAGATGCAGCGGTACAAGGAGGTCTGTTATTACATGCTGTTTGCCCTGGCGGCATATGGCTGGCCCATGTACCTCATCCGGAAACCAACTTGTGGCATCTGCCGATTGGCGGGCGCTTGCTC CAGCTGCTGTTGTCTCTGCTCTTCTCGTCCGCGCTTTGCCCCTGGAGTTACCATCGAGGAGGATAACTGCTGCGGTTGTAATGCAATTGCAATAAAACGTCATTTCCTGGATGAGAACATGAACATGGTGGACATTGTGTACACGTCATGTCATGATGCG GTTTATGAAACGCCATTCTTTGTGGCTGTCGATCATGAGAAGAAGAAAGTAGTGATTAGTATACGTGGCACACTCTCTCCAAAG GATGCCTTGACAGACCTCACGGGAGATGCTGAGCGCCTGCCAGTAGAGGGACACCACGGGACATGGTTAGGGCACAAG GGAATGGTTCTTTCTGCTGAGTATATTAAGAAGAAGTTGGAGCAAGAAATGGTGCTCTCTCAGGCATTCGGCAGAGATTTG GGACGTGGAACCAAACATTATGGCCTAATTGTGGTGGGCCACTCGCTGGGAGCTGGCACTGCTgctattctttccttccttctccgTCCACAGTACCCTTCCCTAAAGTGTTTTGCTTACTCTCCACCAGGGGGCCTCCTAAG tgaggaCGCTATGGAGTATTCCAAGGAGTTTGTTACATCAGTAGTGCTTGGGAAAGACTTAGTACCCAG GATTGGTTTGTCTCAACTTGAAGGATTCCGCAGGCATCTCCTGGATGTTCTTCAGAGGAGTAATAAGCCAAAG TGGCGGATTATTTTAGGGGGTACTAAGTGTATACCTAAATCAGAACTTCCTGATGAATCTGAGGGGATAACTGTGCCCAGTAACCGTCTCTGGACTCACCCCAGTGATCTAACCATAGCACTGTCAGCCAGCACCCCGCTCTACCCTCCTGGACGAATCATTCATGTTGTGCACAATCATCCGGCAGAGCAGTGCTG TTTCTGGGATCAAGAGGAACCTACATACTTTGCCATTTGGGGAGACAACAAAGCATTTGAAGAAGTAATAATCTCTCCTGCCATGCTGCATGAACACCTTCCGCATGTGGTTATGGAAGGGCTGAACAAG GTGTTAGAAAATTATAACAAGGGCAAAACTGCCCTCCTCTCAGCTGCCAAAGTGATGGTGAGTCCAACAGAAGTAGATCTGAACCCAGAACTGATCTTTAATCAGCCGCCACATCTGTCGCCTCCCATTCTGGAGGTGATCCCTGCCATCATGCCTGGCACAAACGCCAACAGGAGGAATAGCAGCACCAA GAGTAAGCAGTCTGAAATCAGCCTCGAGGGATTTTATGACTCCCGGCTTTTGTCCCCGGTGCTAAAGGATCCTGTTGAGCTTCTACTCATGAGTACCAAGGATTGCCTGGCCGTGTCTTTACAAGACCGTAGAGCACCATTAGCCACCATGGAGAGCCTCTCGGACAACGAGTCGGTATACAGCTTCGATTCCAGGCGTTCTTCCGGGTTCCGAAGTATTCGCGGTTCACCAAGTTTGCGAGCTGTTTTGGAGCGTGATGAGTCGCATTGCTTCTTCATTGACCCCACCATTCCTGAGGAGAATCCATCCCTGAGCTCCCGCACAGAGCTACTTGGAGCGGATGCCCTTTCTAAGCACTCTCAAGAGAGTCAGCACACTGAGATTATCCATAACAGTGGTCGTTCGTCGCCTGGAGATTTGCCACCGTGGGATGAAGAAGCGGCCGCAGCAGGAGCAGAGACCGCTCGGGTCCAGACCCCAGCTCAGGAGGAGCTGGCCTTACAGAATGGACGCCTCACACAAGTTCCAAGCCCTCAAGTGCTAGAATTTGCAGAATTTATAGACAGTCTTTTCAATCTAGACAGTAAAAGTGGATCTTTACAGGACCTTTATCATATGATGGTATCAGAAGGAACAGACCGTGAAATACCCAAATCTGTAAGTGATCAGGAGATACTGCTAAGAGCACAATTTGAGCCAAATCTGGTACCGAAACCTCCCCGTCTCTTTGCTGGCTCAGCAGATCCGTCATCTGGCATATCTGTTTCTGCCTCCTTCCCTCTTAGCTCTTCAGGTGAGCTCATGGACCTTACACCGACAGGGATGAGCAGCCAGGAGTGCCTGACCCCCGATCCCACCCGGACTGCCACACCCACAGGGCCAACTCACGGCAAAAAGGAAGAACTGCTCATCTCCGCTCTCTAG